Proteins encoded within one genomic window of Desulfonatronovibrio magnus:
- a CDS encoding type II toxin-antitoxin system VapC family toxin translates to MGRYVIDAHILLWLVFDPEQTKKTQLAVLQDTKNKIFATSISFREIPLKYSLGKLDLQGLYPGDIPGVTQEMGIAILYISHESLSSYNELPKVKKTQKPV, encoded by the coding sequence ATGGGTAGATATGTTATCGACGCTCATATTCTGCTTTGGCTCGTATTTGATCCTGAACAGACCAAAAAAACCCAATTGGCCGTATTGCAGGATACAAAAAATAAAATTTTCGCCACCTCCATATCTTTCAGGGAGATACCTTTGAAATACAGCTTAGGCAAACTTGACCTTCAAGGACTGTATCCAGGAGACATCCCAGGGGTGACACAAGAGATGGGTATTGCAATATTGTATATCAGTCATGAATCACTGTCTTCCTACAATGAACTGCCCAAGGTTAAAAAAACACAAAAACCTGTTTGA